A genomic region of Desulfosarcina ovata subsp. ovata contains the following coding sequences:
- a CDS encoding phosphopantetheine-binding protein — protein sequence MEKLLAELKEKIVEILNLPDVAPTDIRENEPLVGGPLGIDSIDVLEMVIMIEKDYGVVINNRELGAKVFATLRSLADYVQTHAAEPAS from the coding sequence ATGGAAAAACTGTTGGCTGAATTGAAAGAAAAAATCGTTGAAATCCTGAACCTGCCGGATGTCGCCCCCACGGATATCCGCGAGAATGAACCGCTGGTGGGCGGGCCGCTGGGGATCGATTCCATTGATGTGCTCGAGATGGTGATCATGATTGAAAAGGATTACGGCGTCGTGATCAACAACCGCGAGCTGGGGGCCAAGGTGTTTGCCACCCTGCGGTCGCTTGCCGACTATGTCCAGACCCACGCCGCGGAGCCGGCCAGTTGA
- a CDS encoding multidrug effflux MFS transporter, whose product MKNRILFLIALLAAFPPLSTDMYLPAIPLLREQWGEPLMVINLTLIGFFVAYCLFLLVYGPISDRYGRRRPLMVGIGIYIMASLACAVSGGIHMMIAARVFQAAGAASASALSLAICKDLFDAESRERIMAHIAVIMALAPMLAPIIGSWVIYWTSWQWVFVAQAVMGAIAFLGVYRMAEPLKTFTTVSPKKVIGVYFRLLANGRYTSLVFSMSLLVFPMFAFIAASSEIYISHFGLSEREFGIVFGANAMASMFGSLVFGRLSLYVRMEKLITLSFAGILLAGVWMLLGPHVSPWSLALPMATMTFFFGLNRPPTNNLILEQVHQDVGAASSLLVFTFMILGASSMGIVSLQWTDKITVLGSMAALSGGLVLLFWLRYKDVFLAALPRRRPG is encoded by the coding sequence TTGAAGAATCGAATTCTCTTTTTAATCGCCCTGCTGGCGGCCTTTCCGCCCCTTTCCACCGACATGTACCTGCCGGCCATCCCCCTGCTGCGCGAGCAGTGGGGGGAGCCATTGATGGTCATCAACCTGACCCTGATCGGCTTTTTCGTCGCTTACTGTCTCTTCCTGCTGGTCTACGGTCCCATCTCCGACCGTTATGGCCGCAGAAGGCCGCTGATGGTCGGCATCGGCATCTATATCATGGCCAGCCTGGCCTGTGCCGTCTCCGGCGGCATCCATATGATGATTGCCGCCCGGGTATTCCAGGCGGCCGGAGCCGCATCGGCATCGGCCCTGAGCCTGGCCATCTGCAAGGATCTTTTCGACGCCGAATCGAGGGAACGCATCATGGCGCACATTGCCGTGATCATGGCCCTGGCGCCCATGCTGGCTCCGATCATCGGCAGTTGGGTAATCTACTGGACCAGCTGGCAGTGGGTCTTCGTGGCCCAGGCCGTGATGGGCGCGATTGCCTTTCTGGGCGTCTATCGAATGGCCGAACCGCTGAAGACTTTCACCACCGTCAGCCCCAAAAAGGTGATCGGCGTCTACTTCCGGCTGCTCGCGAACGGCCGCTACACGAGCCTCGTCTTCTCCATGTCGCTGCTGGTCTTTCCCATGTTCGCCTTCATTGCCGCATCGTCGGAAATCTACATCTCCCATTTCGGGCTCAGCGAACGTGAGTTCGGCATCGTCTTCGGCGCCAACGCCATGGCAAGCATGTTCGGCTCCCTGGTTTTCGGCCGTTTGTCGCTCTATGTGCGCATGGAAAAACTGATCACGCTCTCCTTTGCCGGCATCCTGCTGGCCGGCGTCTGGATGCTGCTGGGGCCGCACGTGTCCCCCTGGAGCCTGGCCCTGCCAATGGCAACGATGACCTTCTTTTTCGGATTGAACCGTCCGCCAACGAACAATCTGATTCTCGAACAGGTCCATCAGGACGTGGGTGCGGCATCCTCCCTGCTGGTTTTCACCTTCATGATTCTGGGGGCCTCTTCCATGGGGATCGTCTCCCTGCAGTGGACCGACAAAATCACCGTTCTGGGAAGCATGGCAGCCCTCAGCGGTGGGCTGGTCCTGCTCTTCTGGCTCCGCTACAAGGATGTCTTCCTGGCCGCCCTGCCCCGGCGCCGGCCTGGTTGA
- a CDS encoding HD-GYP domain-containing protein, with translation MEPPVPLTRKRDISSEWFSALVESALDGVVTMDDKGRIIAFNPAAETIFGYHSEQVVGHLVSEKLIPQNLRSSHEKGLADFLATGEKKIIGRRMKITARRADQSVFPAEMEVISINPEAAPVFIAYIRDISKREQLEAELRQHARDVKKTLLQTILAISRTVEIRDPYTAGHQRRVAHLAATMAQALALPQARIEGIFLGALIHDIGKIAVPSEILSRPGKLLDEDVRYLKIHCRKGYEILKPVDFPWPLADIAFQHHEHLDGSGYPQGLQSGKILFEARIVCVADVVESLTAHRPYRPARTIEEALRLITQHAGRWYDPRVVDTCRRLFSEGYRIDTIDLDALAWLSSTP, from the coding sequence ATGGAGCCGCCTGTCCCCCTCACCCGAAAAAGGGATATCTCATCAGAGTGGTTCAGCGCCCTTGTGGAATCCGCGCTCGACGGCGTGGTCACCATGGACGACAAAGGACGGATCATCGCCTTTAATCCTGCCGCGGAAACGATCTTCGGCTATCACAGCGAACAGGTCGTCGGTCACCTGGTTTCTGAAAAGCTGATCCCCCAGAACCTGCGCAGCAGCCATGAGAAGGGGCTTGCCGATTTTCTTGCCACCGGGGAGAAGAAAATCATCGGTCGCCGGATGAAGATAACGGCCCGGCGGGCCGACCAATCTGTTTTCCCCGCGGAGATGGAAGTGATCTCCATCAACCCGGAAGCCGCCCCGGTGTTCATTGCCTATATCCGGGACATTTCCAAGCGTGAACAGCTTGAAGCGGAGCTTCGGCAACATGCGCGAGATGTTAAAAAAACACTGCTCCAGACCATTCTGGCCATATCCCGAACCGTGGAAATACGAGATCCGTATACTGCCGGCCACCAGCGCCGGGTAGCCCATCTGGCCGCGACCATGGCGCAGGCGTTGGCCCTGCCCCAGGCGCGTATCGAAGGCATCTTTCTCGGCGCGTTGATCCACGATATCGGAAAAATCGCCGTGCCGTCGGAGATTCTGTCGCGTCCCGGAAAACTGCTCGATGAGGATGTCCGGTACCTCAAAATCCATTGTCGCAAGGGTTACGAGATATTGAAACCCGTCGATTTTCCCTGGCCGCTGGCCGACATTGCGTTTCAACATCACGAGCACTTGGACGGATCCGGGTACCCGCAGGGGTTGCAGAGCGGGAAAATTTTATTTGAGGCGCGTATCGTCTGCGTTGCCGACGTTGTCGAGTCATTGACCGCCCATCGTCCCTATCGTCCCGCCCGTACGATTGAAGAAGCGCTGCGGTTGATTACCCAGCATGCCGGGAGATGGTATGACCCGCGTGTCGTGGACACCTGCCGGCGACTCTTTTCGGAAGGATACCGTATCGATACAATCGATCTGGATGCATTGGCATGGCTCTCTTCGACGCCCTGA
- a CDS encoding outer membrane lipoprotein carrier protein LolA has protein sequence MRLGLLACIALCLGWADNWDGIRAAAGSVASLQTEFTQTKHLPILARPLVSRGKLVYQTPGSLRWEYLSPIRSILFMHDGRVRRFTQDTRTHAFREESGAGLDAMQVVFEEISQWLAGRFEDNPMFDARLEPPHRIVLTPKQKAFAEVLQRIELVLDDRPGVIRQVVIVEGEDAYTELTFSQTVLNQTIDADMFQKVP, from the coding sequence ATGCGCCTGGGTCTTCTGGCCTGCATCGCCCTCTGCCTGGGCTGGGCAGACAACTGGGACGGCATCCGTGCGGCTGCCGGCAGTGTGGCCTCGCTGCAGACCGAATTCACTCAGACCAAACATCTGCCCATCCTGGCCCGCCCGCTGGTTTCCCGGGGAAAGTTGGTCTACCAGACCCCCGGATCCCTGCGTTGGGAATATCTGTCACCCATCCGCAGCATCCTGTTCATGCACGACGGCCGGGTACGCCGCTTCACCCAGGACACCCGGACCCATGCGTTCCGCGAGGAATCGGGGGCCGGTCTGGACGCCATGCAGGTCGTTTTCGAAGAGATTTCCCAGTGGCTGGCCGGCCGGTTCGAAGACAATCCCATGTTCGACGCCCGGCTGGAACCGCCCCACAGAATCGTGCTGACCCCCAAGCAGAAAGCCTTTGCCGAGGTTTTGCAACGCATTGAGCTGGTTCTGGACGACCGGCCGGGGGTGATCCGGCAGGTGGTGATCGTTGAGGGTGAGGATGCCTACACGGAGCTGACCTTCTCGCAGACGGTGCTCAATCAGACCATCGATGCGGATATGTTTCAGAAGGTTCCATGA
- a CDS encoding B12-binding domain-containing radical SAM protein codes for MKIKLIYPRWPKLARQTEFHLPPHGPVVFAAALPDYVSVDFVDENLDAIDFDDPVDAVCISMMLTVQVKRGWQIADWYRAKGVPVIFGGIATMLHAEETQMHADAVFLGEAEGRMETVFGDLAGGRLKKVYDYLGEQPSLEHVGPARRDILKRDLYNYKGVQMVDLVHASRGCRYHCYPCAVAYLGGRKFRPRPVARSVEEMAAIDNNRLFIVDNSLAQDTRWEMELFREMIPLKKKWCCHPIEDDPKVLDLAAQAGAWYVYQAVFDTSDYIKERIRRYHDHGIGVEGTILLGLDRHTEDEIKRLVEFLLEIDLDLAEFTVLTPFPHTKAYDDLKRQGRIFSYDWDTYSADQVVYQPRHMAPERLQELLHWAWDTFYQDESQEIKMSKLFQKVVRKEMADNTYRPRRREMRGRAFGRTGTAAAAEPLKSA; via the coding sequence ATGAAGATAAAACTGATCTATCCGCGCTGGCCCAAACTGGCCCGCCAAACCGAGTTCCATCTGCCCCCCCACGGCCCCGTGGTGTTTGCCGCGGCCCTGCCCGATTATGTGTCCGTCGATTTCGTGGACGAAAACCTGGATGCCATCGATTTTGACGATCCGGTGGATGCGGTGTGCATCTCCATGATGCTGACCGTGCAGGTCAAGCGGGGCTGGCAGATTGCGGACTGGTACCGCGCCAAAGGCGTTCCGGTGATTTTCGGCGGCATCGCGACCATGCTGCACGCCGAGGAGACCCAGATGCATGCCGACGCGGTCTTTCTCGGCGAGGCCGAAGGCCGCATGGAAACGGTGTTCGGCGATCTGGCAGGCGGCCGGCTGAAAAAAGTCTACGATTATCTGGGCGAACAACCCTCCCTCGAACATGTGGGGCCGGCCCGGCGCGATATCCTCAAGCGTGATCTCTACAATTACAAGGGCGTGCAGATGGTGGATCTGGTGCACGCCTCGCGGGGCTGTCGCTACCATTGCTACCCGTGCGCCGTGGCCTATCTGGGCGGCCGCAAATTCCGGCCGCGGCCCGTGGCCAGGTCGGTGGAAGAGATGGCTGCCATCGACAACAACCGGCTGTTTATCGTGGACAACTCCCTGGCCCAGGATACCCGCTGGGAGATGGAACTGTTCCGCGAGATGATCCCGTTGAAGAAAAAGTGGTGCTGTCACCCCATCGAGGACGATCCCAAGGTGCTGGACCTGGCGGCCCAGGCCGGTGCCTGGTACGTCTACCAGGCGGTCTTCGATACTTCGGACTACATCAAGGAGCGCATCCGGCGCTATCACGACCACGGCATCGGCGTGGAGGGGACCATCCTTTTGGGGCTGGACCGCCATACCGAAGACGAGATCAAACGGTTGGTGGAATTTTTGCTGGAGATCGATCTGGACCTGGCCGAATTCACCGTGCTGACGCCGTTTCCCCACACCAAGGCCTATGACGACCTCAAGCGCCAGGGCCGCATCTTCTCCTATGACTGGGACACCTATTCGGCCGATCAGGTGGTCTATCAGCCGCGCCACATGGCACCGGAAAGACTTCAGGAACTGCTACACTGGGCCTGGGACACCTTCTATCAGGACGAGTCCCAGGAGATCAAGATGTCCAAGCTTTTCCAGAAGGTCGTGCGCAAGGAGATGGCCGACAACACTTACCGCCCCCGACGCCGGGAGATGCGCGGGCGGGCCTTCGGCCGGACCGGCACCGCCGCTGCGGCCGAACCGCTGAAATCCGCATAA
- a CDS encoding alpha/beta fold hydrolase, with translation MKSPGIILVHGYSGHASDLGPVHRMLKNTLAEGAICRLRLPGHENHAVPPFDPQRFGRCIDDGVRTLTKENRNIILMGHSTGGNLIMDHLIRRQTAPFLLILAGTPTRIRGEDLNRWEAHGRSDVDIPLTHMARLVSFINRLAKATIPVNFPVLVLQGEADLLVPPIHAKSWKDGRFAGPVRSLVIPHGGHHLFHGPGSEVALDCIRRAVSDAKANISAGRPEWSNASSLAAMDREVAGFIGARPQSVHHLLRSPGARRALDQPLHLHPVAHIDPIQLNIEITSRCNLSCGHCARSVVKRPPKDMAAEAFEFILDLMPNTFKVILVGLGEPTLHPALPELVRIATGRGHRVGLVTNAMALDKKLSRRLMAAGLGSLTASLDSADPDITTRVRPGSDVPRIIANLSDFLSLSGGTIPTAVFSAVSSRTVRSLPDLAQVIAAMGVNAWMLSDLNFQWNRSKTIWHRWNGECREFIGRAIRLAFSNGLPVLSVRAIESLGLAHRYADFLMRTPAGLAERSEVHRWCLSPWQTLPVDVDGGVTVCDCQPEAKTGNLFNRSLAAIWNGPVMQAHRRRMHADAPPAACRCCPRF, from the coding sequence TTGAAATCCCCTGGCATCATCCTGGTTCACGGCTACAGCGGTCACGCCTCGGATCTGGGACCGGTTCACCGCATGCTGAAAAACACATTGGCTGAAGGGGCCATTTGCCGCCTGCGCCTTCCCGGGCACGAGAACCACGCCGTACCACCGTTTGACCCCCAGCGGTTCGGCCGTTGCATTGATGATGGGGTGCGGACCTTAACCAAAGAGAATCGAAATATTATCCTGATGGGGCATTCCACGGGGGGGAACCTTATCATGGATCATCTCATTCGCAGGCAAACCGCTCCGTTTCTGCTGATCCTCGCCGGCACCCCAACCCGCATCCGTGGAGAGGATCTGAACCGCTGGGAAGCGCATGGCCGAAGCGACGTCGACATTCCGCTGACGCATATGGCGCGCCTGGTCTCGTTTATCAACCGTTTGGCGAAAGCGACCATCCCGGTCAATTTCCCGGTACTGGTCCTGCAGGGCGAAGCCGATCTCCTGGTCCCCCCGATCCATGCCAAATCATGGAAAGACGGGCGGTTTGCCGGACCGGTGAGAAGCCTTGTCATCCCCCATGGCGGACACCATCTGTTCCACGGGCCGGGCAGCGAAGTGGCACTCGACTGTATCCGTCGGGCCGTGTCCGATGCCAAGGCCAATATAAGTGCGGGACGGCCCGAATGGTCGAATGCCAGCTCTCTGGCAGCCATGGATAGGGAGGTCGCCGGATTCATCGGTGCCCGTCCGCAAAGCGTTCATCACCTCCTGCGATCACCGGGGGCCCGCCGTGCGCTGGACCAACCGCTGCACCTTCATCCCGTCGCCCATATCGATCCGATCCAACTCAACATCGAAATCACCTCGCGCTGCAACCTGTCTTGCGGGCATTGCGCCCGTTCCGTCGTCAAACGGCCACCCAAGGATATGGCGGCGGAAGCCTTCGAATTCATCCTCGATCTGATGCCCAACACGTTTAAAGTCATCCTGGTCGGGCTTGGAGAACCCACCCTCCATCCCGCGCTTCCCGAACTGGTGAGAATCGCAACCGGTCGGGGGCACCGGGTCGGGCTGGTGACCAACGCCATGGCCCTGGATAAAAAGTTGTCCCGGCGCCTGATGGCAGCAGGGCTTGGCAGCCTGACGGCCAGTCTCGACAGCGCTGATCCGGATATTACCACCCGGGTTCGGCCGGGATCGGATGTGCCACGCATCATCGCCAATCTCAGCGATTTCCTTTCGCTTTCCGGAGGCACGATCCCGACAGCCGTTTTTTCGGCCGTATCCTCAAGGACCGTTCGCTCACTGCCGGACCTGGCGCAAGTCATCGCCGCCATGGGGGTCAACGCGTGGATGCTTTCGGATTTGAATTTCCAGTGGAATCGTTCGAAAACCATATGGCATCGCTGGAACGGGGAATGCCGGGAATTCATCGGCCGGGCCATCCGGCTGGCATTTTCCAACGGCCTGCCGGTCCTCTCGGTTCGGGCGATAGAGTCTCTGGGGTTGGCCCACCGATACGCCGATTTTCTCATGCGGACGCCCGCCGGTCTGGCGGAGCGGTCTGAAGTCCATCGCTGGTGTCTGTCACCGTGGCAAACCCTGCCGGTGGATGTGGATGGGGGGGTAACGGTTTGCGACTGTCAACCGGAAGCAAAAACCGGCAATCTTTTCAACCGGTCATTGGCGGCAATCTGGAATGGCCCGGTCATGCAAGCCCACCGCCGCCGGATGCATGCAGATGCCCCTCCCGCAGCCTGCCGATGCTGTCCCCGGTTCTAA
- a CDS encoding beta-ketoacyl synthase N-terminal-like domain-containing protein — MTDSPVFIVSMGMISKLGSDSAESALALRHNHGRFTPLTLFDAGPDGPLPVAELTDLPVVSDPPRTHQLARLAADQAMAACIKPPEAIILGTTTGGMPATEIALEKGIDDPGAFRHHGVGTVAEDLARRYGCSGPLITLSTACASGATAIAVAAAMIRHKMVRRVLAGGADALCRLTYFGFKSLQVIDPAGARPLDRDRRGMSLGEGAAMLLLSDRPRSKDDLQLLGAGLSCDAHHPSTPHPEGAGALAAMQAALADAGLRPEQIDAINLHGTGTPDNDRAEALAVNALFDGSPPPLSSTKGFTGHTLGAAGALEAGIACLSIQNGVVPANAGTRTVDPALSLAPVASATSLSVGTVLSNSFGFGGNNAALVVGKPRVDRSGPGGSPARPLIVTGYACLSGSGRTAETLAALSARDTCRGCLSEPVICRDLNPRSVRRLKRLSKIALALAEELRQDVAESDRPQVISMGTGWGALSETSDFISRLQASGYQFPSPMDFIGSVHNAPAGQIAMLMAAKGANLTTSGGDYSFEQALMSADLVTRGSIAPALVMGADEAHATLSPLFDPSAAGQTSLSDGGGAILLRRGDTTDGVRIALAGYRSHRQPDAIEATIAGLGGANALNDRFGAILAGMPVAHRALAMEQLDRFVMQSGFSGPIIDFRPLTGEFATATAIAAVAGIHWVNTGTCAAGETGGHPMNLDGKGVLLLGLGRFITATLICAP; from the coding sequence TTGACGGATTCCCCGGTTTTCATCGTTTCCATGGGCATGATCAGCAAACTGGGATCGGACAGCGCTGAAAGTGCGCTGGCCCTGCGGCACAACCATGGACGATTCACCCCGTTAACCCTGTTCGACGCCGGCCCTGACGGCCCCCTGCCCGTTGCCGAATTGACCGACCTGCCGGTCGTTTCCGACCCTCCGCGCACCCACCAGTTGGCCCGGCTGGCCGCTGACCAAGCCATGGCCGCATGCATTAAGCCGCCCGAGGCAATCATTCTGGGCACCACCACCGGCGGCATGCCGGCAACGGAGATTGCCCTGGAAAAAGGGATTGACGATCCAGGGGCCTTTCGGCACCACGGGGTAGGCACCGTGGCCGAGGACTTGGCCCGCCGCTACGGATGCAGCGGACCGCTGATCACCCTTTCCACGGCCTGTGCATCGGGTGCCACGGCCATCGCCGTTGCCGCCGCAATGATTCGCCACAAAATGGTGCGACGCGTGCTTGCCGGCGGCGCCGACGCCCTGTGCCGGCTCACCTACTTCGGTTTCAAGTCCCTGCAGGTCATCGATCCGGCCGGCGCCCGCCCGCTGGACCGGGATCGCCGTGGCATGTCCCTGGGCGAAGGGGCGGCCATGCTGCTGCTCAGTGACCGGCCGCGCTCGAAAGATGATCTGCAGCTGCTCGGCGCCGGCCTCTCCTGCGATGCCCACCACCCCAGCACGCCCCATCCCGAGGGCGCCGGTGCACTGGCCGCCATGCAGGCCGCCCTGGCCGATGCCGGTCTGCGCCCCGAACAGATCGATGCCATCAACCTGCACGGCACCGGCACACCGGACAACGACCGCGCCGAGGCCCTGGCCGTCAACGCGCTGTTCGATGGCTCACCGCCGCCGCTATCTTCCACCAAGGGATTCACCGGCCACACCCTGGGCGCCGCCGGCGCCCTGGAAGCGGGCATCGCCTGCCTGAGCATCCAAAACGGGGTGGTGCCGGCCAACGCGGGCACCCGAACCGTGGATCCGGCCCTTAGCCTCGCCCCTGTCGCCTCGGCCACGTCCCTTTCCGTAGGCACGGTACTCTCCAACTCCTTCGGGTTCGGCGGCAACAACGCCGCCCTGGTTGTCGGAAAACCCAGGGTGGATCGGTCCGGACCCGGCGGCTCACCGGCAAGGCCCTTGATCGTCACCGGTTACGCCTGCCTGAGCGGCAGTGGCCGCACCGCCGAAACCCTGGCCGCGCTGAGCGCCCGGGACACCTGCCGGGGCTGTCTGAGCGAACCGGTGATTTGCCGGGATCTCAACCCGCGCAGCGTGCGCCGCCTCAAGCGTCTGTCCAAAATCGCCCTGGCCCTGGCCGAGGAACTGCGCCAGGATGTCGCCGAATCGGACCGGCCGCAGGTCATCAGCATGGGCACCGGCTGGGGCGCACTGTCCGAAACCAGTGATTTCATCAGCCGGCTGCAGGCAAGTGGGTACCAGTTTCCCTCGCCCATGGATTTCATCGGTTCCGTGCACAACGCGCCGGCCGGCCAGATAGCCATGCTGATGGCGGCCAAAGGGGCCAATCTGACGACCAGCGGCGGAGATTATTCCTTCGAACAGGCACTTATGTCTGCCGATCTGGTCACCCGGGGATCCATCGCCCCGGCGCTGGTGATGGGGGCTGACGAGGCCCACGCGACCCTGTCGCCGCTTTTCGATCCGTCGGCGGCCGGCCAGACAAGCCTGTCCGACGGTGGCGGCGCCATCCTGCTGCGGCGCGGCGATACCACCGATGGCGTTCGCATCGCCCTGGCCGGCTACCGCTCCCACCGTCAGCCGGACGCCATTGAGGCAACCATTGCCGGCCTGGGCGGCGCCAACGCGCTGAATGATCGTTTCGGGGCCATCCTGGCCGGCATGCCGGTCGCCCACCGTGCCCTGGCCATGGAACAACTGGACCGCTTTGTGATGCAAAGCGGCTTTTCCGGTCCGATCATCGACTTCCGACCGCTGACCGGCGAATTCGCCACGGCCACCGCCATCGCCGCGGTGGCCGGTATCCACTGGGTCAACACCGGCACCTGCGCCGCCGGGGAGACCGGCGGGCACCCGATGAATCTGGACGGCAAAGGCGTGCTGCTGCTCGGCCTGGGCCGCTTCATTACCGCAACCTTGATCTGTGCGCCATGA
- a CDS encoding glycosyltransferase — protein MKLLLVPGSNSLSHVAKCAALEKILTSAGHSVLIAVAREHAGFLRRLALPHSILPDIQEADGAALPSLNWFRSPDLLQHCIKTEIDLLKSYRPDRVIGVFRFTTKVSTAVLRTAYDTLACGCMMPEMTEVLGFGSGGEKSAEQSLYLDNFFRFAARKISMVMASFGLEAVNDLRELLVGDRTLLWDFPEFMPLPKRLNRFYIGPLSWHQWSDGAPVSVPPASDGHPRALICLGTRRPDQAVVEKATRCLLACGFDVTIACGGHRQLMDRLSPTHRVQTCLFAPLDQLLPDASLIVCHGGQMTVFEALKHRVPVLVIPSQPEQAHNGFCVERIGCGRRLSDPVAFKGDPRAFVQAFNRQSDIEVMEKIVHPALNGDLTIGLAKAQHCLQHYDATRIIADLMENG, from the coding sequence ATGAAGCTACTCCTGGTTCCCGGTAGCAATTCTCTTTCCCATGTCGCGAAATGCGCCGCTCTGGAAAAAATCCTTACCAGTGCCGGGCATTCGGTCCTTATCGCGGTCGCCCGTGAGCATGCGGGTTTCCTTCGCCGCCTGGCCCTGCCGCACTCGATCCTGCCCGACATCCAGGAGGCGGACGGTGCCGCCTTGCCTTCGCTGAACTGGTTTCGTTCACCCGACCTCCTGCAACACTGCATCAAAACGGAAATCGACCTGTTGAAAAGTTATCGTCCGGACCGTGTGATCGGTGTCTTTCGTTTCACCACCAAAGTCTCAACCGCCGTGCTCCGCACCGCCTATGACACACTGGCCTGCGGGTGCATGATGCCGGAAATGACCGAAGTCCTCGGTTTCGGATCGGGTGGTGAAAAATCAGCGGAGCAGTCCCTCTATCTGGACAATTTCTTCAGGTTCGCGGCCAGAAAAATCAGCATGGTAATGGCGAGTTTCGGTCTTGAAGCGGTAAACGATCTTCGTGAACTGCTGGTCGGAGACCGGACGCTTTTATGGGACTTTCCCGAATTCATGCCCCTTCCGAAGCGATTGAACCGATTCTATATCGGCCCACTGAGCTGGCATCAATGGTCCGACGGGGCGCCCGTGTCGGTGCCACCGGCAAGCGACGGTCATCCTCGGGCCCTGATTTGCCTGGGCACACGACGGCCCGACCAGGCAGTTGTCGAAAAAGCGACCCGCTGTCTTCTGGCATGCGGTTTCGATGTTACCATCGCCTGCGGCGGACACCGGCAGTTAATGGACCGACTCTCTCCAACGCACCGTGTGCAGACCTGTTTGTTCGCCCCCCTCGACCAATTGCTGCCCGATGCGAGTTTGATAGTTTGCCATGGCGGCCAGATGACCGTTTTCGAAGCCCTCAAGCACCGGGTGCCGGTGCTGGTGATTCCCTCACAACCGGAACAGGCCCACAACGGCTTCTGTGTGGAACGAATCGGCTGTGGACGCCGGCTGTCCGATCCGGTCGCCTTTAAGGGAGATCCCCGTGCATTTGTCCAGGCGTTTAACCGTCAATCCGACATCGAGGTCATGGAGAAAATCGTCCACCCCGCATTAAATGGCGACCTGACAATCGGATTGGCGAAAGCCCAGCACTGTCTCCAGCACTATGACGCCACCCGAATCATCGCTGACCTGATGGAGAATGGCTGA
- the fabG gene encoding 3-oxoacyl-ACP reductase FabG yields MSEKTTSNPTDTPVALVTGASKGIGQAICIEMARSGYHVIVNYLSDREGAETTLAAVRAQGGDGACMGFNVADETETQAAVEKILSTHQRVDALINNAGRVADELFVMMTPDKWRSVIDITLQGFYNVTRPVLEKMIVRKSGSIVSIASVAGIMGNRGQANYAAAKAGLIGASRSVAAEVARLGIRVNVVAPGLIRTGMIKDAPIQKIKSIIPMARLGEPEEVGRVVRFLCSGDASYITGQVISVNGGMF; encoded by the coding sequence ATGTCAGAAAAAACAACCAGCAACCCGACAGACACCCCGGTGGCACTGGTTACCGGTGCCAGCAAAGGGATCGGCCAGGCCATCTGCATCGAGATGGCCCGCAGCGGCTACCATGTGATCGTCAACTACCTGTCGGACCGGGAGGGGGCCGAGACGACCCTTGCCGCGGTGCGGGCGCAGGGTGGGGACGGCGCCTGCATGGGGTTCAATGTGGCCGATGAAACCGAGACCCAGGCGGCTGTGGAAAAGATCCTCTCCACCCACCAGCGTGTGGACGCCCTGATCAACAACGCCGGCCGCGTGGCCGATGAACTGTTCGTCATGATGACGCCGGATAAATGGCGCTCGGTGATCGATATCACCCTGCAGGGGTTCTACAACGTGACCCGGCCGGTGCTGGAAAAGATGATCGTCCGCAAAAGCGGGTCCATCGTCTCCATCGCCTCGGTTGCCGGCATCATGGGCAACCGCGGCCAAGCCAACTATGCGGCCGCCAAGGCCGGCCTGATCGGTGCCAGCCGCTCGGTGGCCGCCGAAGTGGCCCGCCTGGGCATTCGCGTCAACGTGGTCGCCCCGGGCCTGATCCGCACCGGCATGATCAAGGACGCGCCGATCCAGAAAATCAAATCGATCATTCCCATGGCCCGCCTTGGCGAACCCGAGGAGGTGGGCCGGGTGGTGCGCTTTCTCTGCTCGGGCGACGCCTCCTACATTACCGGACAGGTGATCAGCGTCAACGGAGGGATGTTCTAA